A single genomic interval of Psychroserpens sp. NJDZ02 harbors:
- a CDS encoding FecR family protein, giving the protein MKEENNILKWFNNDLSKQELDDLKQSEDFKTLEKIKHYSAQMQAPKVEAQQALEAFKNRKLTKTEPKVIPLHFKTFFKVAAMVIVLLGVSYFAFFNNTTNFTTQIAETETLQLPDQSEVILNAKSSLSYNKKTWDDHRDLTLDGEAFFKVSKGQKFTVTTDAGIVQVLGTQFNVKERDHYFEVICYEGLVSVTHNNKTIKLSKGKGFKVVNGDIELIDSDTTTTPSWLQAESSFNKIALQEVIAELERQYDVTIKATAVDITQLFTGTFTHNNLNTALQSITIPLKISFKIEGKTVTFYKYEG; this is encoded by the coding sequence ATGAAAGAAGAAAACAACATATTAAAATGGTTTAATAATGACTTGTCTAAACAGGAGCTTGACGATTTAAAACAATCCGAAGACTTTAAAACTTTAGAAAAAATCAAGCATTATAGTGCACAAATGCAAGCACCAAAAGTGGAGGCACAACAGGCATTAGAGGCCTTTAAAAACAGAAAACTAACCAAAACAGAACCTAAAGTCATTCCGTTGCACTTTAAAACCTTTTTTAAAGTTGCCGCTATGGTTATTGTTTTATTGGGCGTATCCTACTTTGCTTTTTTTAATAACACGACCAATTTTACCACACAAATTGCAGAGACAGAAACGTTACAGTTACCAGATCAATCCGAAGTTATATTAAACGCAAAGTCTAGTTTATCTTATAATAAAAAAACTTGGGATGACCATCGCGATTTAACTTTAGACGGAGAAGCCTTTTTTAAAGTTAGTAAAGGCCAAAAGTTTACGGTAACCACGGACGCCGGAATTGTACAAGTTTTAGGGACACAGTTTAACGTCAAAGAACGTGACCACTATTTTGAAGTCATTTGTTACGAAGGTTTGGTTAGCGTCACCCATAATAATAAAACTATAAAATTATCAAAAGGCAAAGGCTTTAAGGTGGTTAATGGCGATATCGAATTAATAGACAGCGATACTACCACAACACCATCATGGTTACAAGCCGAAAGTAGTTTTAACAAAATAGCATTACAGGAAGTCATTGCAGAGTTAGAGCGTCAATACGATGTGACTATCAAGGCAACCGCTGTTGATATCACGCAATTATTTACAGGTACGTTTACACACAACAATTTAAATACCGCATTACAATCCATTACAATCCCTCTTAAAATAAGTTTTAAAATTGAAGGAAAAACAGTCACATTTTATAAATATGAAGGGTAA
- a CDS encoding RNA polymerase sigma factor yields the protein MIDSKNNLCEENYFSNFYLEHLQSASNFAYYKCGDSAKGLDLVQDAFSKIWENCSKIEFTKAKTYLFTSINNMFLNTIKHNKVVMDYAKAAPYIDQDNQSPEYLLEEEEFKVKLQNAIALLTDGQREVFLLNRIEGKKYREIAVLLDLSQKAVEKRMSAALKTLKQHIENI from the coding sequence ATGATTGACAGTAAAAACAACCTTTGCGAAGAAAATTACTTCAGTAATTTTTATTTAGAGCACCTCCAATCGGCGAGCAACTTTGCCTATTATAAATGCGGAGATTCTGCAAAAGGTTTAGATTTAGTACAGGACGCTTTTTCTAAAATATGGGAAAATTGTTCTAAAATAGAGTTCACAAAAGCAAAGACGTATCTGTTTACCTCTATTAATAATATGTTTTTAAATACCATCAAACATAATAAGGTGGTTATGGATTACGCCAAAGCAGCACCTTATATAGATCAAGACAATCAAAGTCCAGAATACTTATTAGAAGAAGAAGAATTTAAAGTGAAACTACAAAATGCTATTGCTTTATTGACGGATGGACAGCGTGAAGTGTTTTTATTAAATAGAATTGAAGGCAAAAAGTATCGTGAAATTGCTGTACTATTAGACCTCTCTCAAAAAGCGGTTGAAAAACGAATGTCTGCTGCCTTAAAAACATTAAAGCAACACATAGAAAACATTTAA